A window of Arcobacter acticola genomic DNA:
GCTATTGGTAAACAAGTTATTCCTGTATTTGTTGATAATGGATTATTAAGAGCAAATGAAAGAGAACAAGTTCAAGCTATGTTCGCATCACGAGGTGTAAAATTAATCACTGTTGATGCAAGTGAAGAGTTCTTATCTAAACTAGCAGGTGTAACAGATCCTGAAACAAAAAGAAAAATTATCGGAGCTACATTTATTGAAGTATTTGATAAAGAAGCAAAAAAACATGATGGTATTGAATTTTTAGCACAAGGTACTTTATATACTGATGTTATCGAATCAGTTTCAGTAAAAGGGCCTTCAAAAACAATCAAATCTCACCATAATGTTGGTGGATTACCAGATTGGATGAAATTTGAATTAATCGAACCTCTAAGAGAGATTTTCAAAGATGAAGTAAGACTTTTAGGACTTGAATTAGGACTTCCAAAAGATATGATAGGAAGACATCCCTTCCCTGGACCTGGACTTGCTATTAGAATCATGGGAGATGTAAATAAACCTGATTTAGAAATCCTAAGAGAAGCTGATACTATCATGTTAGATGTTTTAAGATCAACAGGTTATTATGACAAAACATGGCAAGCATTTACAGTTTTATTAAACGTAAAATCAGTTGGAGTTATGGGTGATAACAGAACTTATGACAACACAGTTTGTGTAAGAATAGTAGAAGCAACAGATGGAATGACAGCAACTTTTGCACATATTCCACATGATATACTAGAAACAATTTCTAGAAGAATTATTAACGAAGTTGATGGAATAAACAGAGTAGTTTATGATATAAGCTCAAAACCACCAGCAACTATTGAGTGGGAATAAAATAAAGCAGTATCTTTTAACTTGATACTGCGTCAAATAAGAAAATCAACTCAATCACATACTTATTGTATGCTCAATCGTTGATTTTCTTCTTTTCCTTGTCTGAAGCTAAAATCTACAGCTTTATTCGAGATTTTAATGATTTTTATAATGAGTTGGAGAAAAATGTGAATGGTATAGGTATTTTAATTGGTATATTTCTTGCAATTATCTTTATTGTTCTCCCTATTGTTAAAATTTTGTCAGCACCTTATATAAATTTTATGGAAAAGTTAGTTTGGTTTTTAATATCAATATTAGGTTTTCCTATAGCATTTATGATGGACTATTCATACTCACAAGCTATAAAAAATGCAGCCAATGAAAAGGAAATTAGTGATTTAATTTCAATTCATCACCAAACATCTTTTTCT
This region includes:
- the guaA gene encoding glutamine-hydrolyzing GMP synthase, whose translation is MKHVPIVVLDFGSQYTQIIARKLRESGVYSEIVPYSESIEDIMARTPKGIILSGGPASVYAEDSYHPDATIFELGLPILGICYGMQLISQHFGGSVIPADHHEYGKAKLKFEVENPIFKDTTDGQTVWMSHGDRVEKIPSGFEKIATSENSPFAAIANTDRNVYAFQFHPEVYHSAEGAKLLKNFAKHICGCESTWNMGSFAKEQIKKIQDQVGNKKVLCGVSGGVDSSVVATLLAEAIGKQVIPVFVDNGLLRANEREQVQAMFASRGVKLITVDASEEFLSKLAGVTDPETKRKIIGATFIEVFDKEAKKHDGIEFLAQGTLYTDVIESVSVKGPSKTIKSHHNVGGLPDWMKFELIEPLREIFKDEVRLLGLELGLPKDMIGRHPFPGPGLAIRIMGDVNKPDLEILREADTIMLDVLRSTGYYDKTWQAFTVLLNVKSVGVMGDNRTYDNTVCVRIVEATDGMTATFAHIPHDILETISRRIINEVDGINRVVYDISSKPPATIEWE